One genomic region from Apodemus sylvaticus chromosome 1, mApoSyl1.1, whole genome shotgun sequence encodes:
- the LOC127664201 gene encoding olfactory receptor 52E8-like codes for MGEDGDPTIFNFSYSSFLLVGFPGLQEWRPLLVLPLTFLYVCIVSANGLVIHTVVAQRSLHQPMYVLIALLLAVNICASTAVMPKMLEGFVRYANPISLHGCLAQMFFIYFTLLLDYNLLLAMALDRYVAICHPLRYTYLMTSHLLGLMATFALTRSLGVAVPLVVLTAKAQFCKTSVIRHFTCEYIALLSIACGDLTFNNRLGLAMRLITVTFDLALLGTSYTRIIYAAFRISSGGARAKALHTCGSHLLVILTIYLSGLSTSIVFRVAKTVSQDVQNLLSAIYLLLPGALNPLIYGVRTKEIRQHIEKILCGMQSPQGIREKSQNVREERELPG; via the coding sequence ATGGGTGAGGATGGAGATCCCACTATCTTCAACTTTTCCTACAGCAGCTTCCTCTTGGTGGGTTTCCCTGGGTTGCAGGAATGGCGACCCCTTCTGGTCCTGCCCCTTACCTTTCTCTATGTGTGCATCGTTTCTGCCAACGGCTTAGTCATTCATACAGTGGTGGCCCAGAGGAGTCtgcaccagcccatgtatgtGCTCATTGCCCTGCTCTTGGCTGTCAACATCTGCGCCTCCACAGCCGTGATGCCTAAGATGCTTGAAGGCTTTGTGCGTTATGCCAATCCCATCTCACTCCATGGCTGCCTCGCGCAAATGTTCTTTATCTACTTTACGCTCCTTCTGGACTACAATCTCCTGCTGGCCATGGCTCTAgatcgctatgtggccatttgCCACCCACTCCGCTATACTTACCTGATGACCTCACACTTACTGGGCCTGATGGCCACTTTTGCGCTAACACGGAGCCTAGGAGTAGCAGTGCCCCTAGTGGTACTAACTGCAAAAGCCCAATTCTGCAAGACATCTGTCATAAGACACTTCACCTGCGAGTACATCGCACTGCTGAGCATAGCTTGTGGAGACCTGACCTTCAACAACCGCTTGGGATTGGCAATGCGGTTGATCACGGTGACTTTTGATCTGGCCTTATTGGGAACCTCCTATACCCGTATCATCTATGCTGCCTTTCGGATCTCTTCCGGGGGAGCCCGAGCCAAGGCCTTGCACACTTGTGGCTCCCACTTACTGGTCATCCTCACCATCTACCTTTCTGGTCTTTCTACTTCCATTGTCTTTCGAGTGGCCAAGACTGTGTCTCAAGATGTCCAGAACCTACTCAGTGCCATATACCTGCTGCTCCCAGGAGCCTTGAATCCTCTCATTTATGGGGTGAGAACTAAGGAGATCCGGCAACACATAGAGAAAATACTCTGTGGAATGCAGTCACCCCAAGGCATCAGAGAGAAGTCACAGAatgtgagagaggagagggagttaCCAGGGTAA